In Paenibacillus sonchi, a single genomic region encodes these proteins:
- a CDS encoding MetQ/NlpA family ABC transporter substrate-binding protein, protein MKKTLKYTLMLLVLVMIAAGCGNNKKIESTPEATAPAATATEPVKIKVASLIPPMTDILDIVKPLLKEDGVDMEVVILSDNVQPNEALANKEVDANFFQHVPYMKQFNASKGSKLVEVQPVYDAIYGGYSKRYKSIADLPEGATLVMANDPSNTGRSLQMFAKAGLIKLKEGVGIQATQADITENAKKFKFQEVDLLMLARMLDDADLVAMTPAYASPLGLTPKKDALITEGSDSEFTITLVAREDNKDSDAIQKLAKRISGPEVKKFLEDNYADIALPAF, encoded by the coding sequence ATGAAAAAAACGTTGAAATACACACTTATGCTGCTCGTATTGGTCATGATTGCCGCAGGCTGCGGAAACAACAAGAAAATTGAAAGCACACCTGAAGCCACTGCGCCGGCAGCAACTGCCACCGAACCAGTCAAAATTAAAGTGGCCTCGCTCATTCCGCCAATGACCGATATCCTTGATATCGTGAAGCCGCTGCTCAAGGAAGACGGCGTAGACATGGAAGTCGTCATTCTGTCTGACAATGTCCAGCCTAACGAGGCGCTGGCTAATAAGGAAGTGGACGCGAACTTTTTCCAGCACGTTCCCTACATGAAGCAGTTCAATGCCAGCAAGGGCTCCAAGCTGGTGGAGGTGCAGCCGGTATATGATGCGATCTACGGCGGTTATTCCAAACGGTATAAGTCAATTGCCGATCTGCCGGAGGGGGCAACCCTGGTCATGGCGAATGACCCCTCCAATACCGGACGCTCGCTGCAAATGTTCGCAAAGGCCGGACTGATCAAGCTGAAGGAAGGCGTGGGCATTCAGGCGACCCAGGCCGACATTACCGAGAACGCCAAAAAGTTCAAGTTCCAGGAAGTTGACCTGCTGATGCTGGCCCGCATGCTGGATGACGCCGACCTGGTGGCAATGACTCCGGCCTATGCCAGCCCGCTCGGACTGACACCGAAGAAGGACGCGCTGATCACCGAAGGAAGCGACTCCGAATTCACCATCACCCTGGTGGCCCGCGAGGACAACAAGGATTCCGACGCCATCCAAAAGCTGGCGAAGCGCATCAGCGGCCCGGAAGTAAAGAAGTTCCTTGAGGACAACTATGCGGACATTGCTTTGCCTGCGTTTTGA
- a CDS encoding methionine ABC transporter permease, translating into MFENLLKYQDQMWESIGETFVMVGISAGAAVLLGLPLGTVLYFCRKGQLYENKTLSLVLNTIVNVVRSFPFLLLVVALIPFTRILVGTAIGTMAAAVPLSIVAIAYYSRLVEQSLLEVPKGTIEAALSMGASKAGLIFKFLYVEARSGLVLGLTASTISFISFSTVMGVVGGGGVGDFAIRYGYQRFETEVMVYAILVMIVLVQIIQFAGSTLARLLDKR; encoded by the coding sequence ATGTTTGAGAATCTGCTGAAATACCAGGATCAGATGTGGGAGTCCATCGGGGAAACTTTTGTCATGGTCGGCATTTCGGCAGGAGCGGCAGTGCTGCTCGGGCTTCCGCTGGGGACTGTTTTATACTTTTGCCGCAAGGGCCAGCTCTATGAGAACAAGACGCTGTCGCTTGTACTGAACACCATTGTCAACGTGGTCCGTTCTTTTCCGTTCCTGCTGCTGGTGGTTGCATTGATTCCCTTCACCCGCATCCTGGTGGGTACGGCCATCGGTACTATGGCGGCTGCCGTGCCGCTGTCCATTGTCGCTATCGCTTATTACTCGCGGCTGGTGGAGCAGTCTTTGCTGGAAGTGCCGAAGGGTACCATTGAAGCTGCACTGTCCATGGGAGCCTCGAAGGCCGGGCTGATCTTCAAGTTCCTGTATGTGGAGGCGCGTTCGGGCCTGGTGCTTGGCCTGACGGCTTCAACCATCAGCTTCATTTCCTTTTCAACCGTGATGGGCGTGGTCGGCGGGGGAGGAGTTGGCGATTTCGCCATCCGCTACGGGTATCAGCGTTTTGAGACCGAGGTGATGGTCTATGCGATTCTCGTAATGATTGTACTGGTGCAGATTATCCAGTTTGCGGGAAGCACCCTGGCAAGGCTGCTGGATAAACGCTGA
- a CDS encoding methionine ABC transporter ATP-binding protein gives MLALSGVSKSFDLKEGRYCAVDKVSLEVRAGAIHGIIGASGAGKSTLLRLINLLERPDAGTVTLDGRLLTEMPEKLLRRERQKIGMIFQQFNLVGNATVSRNVAIPLELAGAPRSGRMERVRECLHFVGLESKADQYPAQLSGGQRQRVAIARALANSPKLLLCDEPTSALDPGTTADILDVLQHINDMLRVTVVIVTHELDVVRKICTDVSVMEGGRIVDSFSRGDGGFLAPKGHSGSYRERITGKAGEAHV, from the coding sequence ATTCTAGCACTGAGTGGGGTAAGCAAAAGCTTCGATCTGAAAGAAGGCCGGTATTGTGCTGTTGATAAGGTATCGCTGGAGGTTCGGGCCGGAGCTATTCACGGCATAATCGGGGCCAGCGGTGCCGGTAAATCCACCCTGCTGCGGCTGATCAATCTGCTGGAGCGTCCAGATGCAGGCACTGTGACGCTGGACGGCAGACTGCTGACGGAAATGCCGGAGAAGCTGCTGCGCAGGGAACGGCAGAAGATCGGCATGATCTTCCAGCAGTTCAATCTGGTGGGCAATGCCACCGTCAGCCGGAATGTGGCTATTCCGCTGGAGCTGGCCGGAGCGCCGCGCAGCGGACGGATGGAGCGGGTCCGGGAATGCCTGCACTTTGTCGGCCTGGAGAGCAAGGCAGACCAATATCCCGCCCAGCTCAGCGGAGGGCAGCGGCAACGGGTGGCGATCGCCCGGGCATTGGCGAACAGCCCGAAGCTGCTGCTGTGCGATGAACCAACCTCTGCGCTCGACCCTGGGACAACGGCCGATATCCTTGATGTGCTACAGCATATCAATGACATGCTGAGGGTAACTGTAGTCATCGTCACGCATGAGCTGGATGTTGTGCGGAAGATCTGTACCGACGTATCTGTCATGGAAGGCGGACGGATCGTCGATTCCTTTTCCCGCGGAGACGGCGGTTTTCTGGCACCGAAAGGCCATTCGGGGAGCTACCGTGAGCGGATTACGGGCAAAGCGGGGGAAGCGCATGTTTGA